The following proteins are encoded in a genomic region of uncultured Ilyobacter sp.:
- a CDS encoding baseplate J/gp47 family protein: protein MNQENINEITSRMAEIIKEKGYGTSEGSYTKDITINPVAVELDGLQEKLTETIDRRFSGTAEGQELDIIVADDGIYREEAENSTGSVLITGVNGAEIKKGYIVLRADGISYTILEEKLITNIETHVSVECSTPGITGNCGIGEINRFAESYPGLASVTNEEELSDGKDEESDESLLARRNDRISHPATSWNQWWFRDEALKVDGVGLANAIPRHNGAGTVKVIITDSDISSASSELIQEVFDYLDSQFLNDITITVETISKKTITLNIDGTLNADFDIEAAKSSLSEDLNAYYKAALFKADKLYYSYIQEVLMHSDALYRVSSLEVNRLKDNIDLLDNELGETMEINITINGV, encoded by the coding sequence ATGAACCAGGAAAATATAAATGAGATAACAAGCCGAATGGCTGAAATCATAAAAGAGAAAGGCTATGGAACTTCTGAGGGAAGCTATACAAAAGACATAACCATAAACCCCGTAGCTGTGGAACTGGACGGCCTCCAGGAGAAACTGACGGAAACTATAGACAGGAGGTTCTCAGGGACTGCAGAGGGACAGGAGCTGGATATAATAGTGGCTGACGACGGAATCTACCGTGAAGAAGCTGAAAATTCCACGGGGTCAGTACTTATAACAGGGGTAAACGGTGCTGAAATAAAAAAAGGGTATATTGTGCTAAGGGCTGACGGGATCTCATACACTATCCTGGAGGAGAAGCTGATCACAAATATAGAAACCCATGTAAGTGTAGAGTGCAGCACTCCCGGGATAACAGGCAACTGCGGTATAGGGGAGATAAACAGGTTTGCAGAAAGCTATCCTGGACTGGCCAGTGTAACAAATGAGGAAGAGCTTTCAGACGGAAAAGATGAAGAGAGCGACGAAAGCCTCCTGGCAAGGAGGAATGACAGAATATCTCATCCTGCCACGTCATGGAATCAGTGGTGGTTTCGGGATGAAGCCCTCAAAGTGGATGGTGTGGGCCTTGCAAATGCAATCCCACGGCATAACGGGGCAGGTACTGTGAAGGTCATAATAACAGACAGTGATATAAGCAGTGCATCTAGCGAGCTTATCCAGGAGGTATTTGACTATCTAGACTCCCAGTTCCTGAATGATATAACCATCACTGTGGAGACCATATCAAAGAAAACAATAACTCTTAATATAGATGGGACACTTAATGCAGACTTTGATATAGAGGCTGCCAAATCATCACTGTCAGAAGACCTGAATGCATATTATAAGGCTGCATTATTCAAGGCAGACAAGCTCTATTATTCATATATACAGGAGGTGCTCATGCATAGTGACGCCCTCTACAGAGTGAGCAGTCTGGAGGTAAACAGGCTGAAGGATAATATTGATCTCCTGGATAACGAGCTGGGGGAGACTATGGAAATAAACATCACAATCAACGGAGTATAG
- a CDS encoding putative phage tail protein yields MAYEYLKKYVDEQLGYNVLDLSKRAVGEYSFNYAEKINTNNTAFQEIHVHPISNIARIRTDYITLGTLATRAYMAKLLSYLPEYMRKDPYINALYEAYEIEFIEIDGEEQKLESDLNINTTINRLVEYENDYGIENKIEYGIVFRRNSVIAKRISKYLNWNFETINIYSNLYMLGDINECLNDKQNFKLTIVLENSISNWEYLEKFIKFINEIGPAYYEFEVRN; encoded by the coding sequence ATGGCTTATGAATACTTAAAAAAATATGTGGATGAACAGCTGGGATATAATGTCCTGGATCTTTCTAAGAGAGCAGTTGGAGAGTATTCTTTTAACTATGCTGAGAAGATAAATACCAACAACACTGCCTTCCAGGAGATCCATGTGCATCCTATATCTAACATAGCAAGGATAAGAACGGATTACATCACTCTGGGGACTCTTGCCACCAGGGCCTACATGGCAAAATTATTGTCATATCTCCCTGAGTACATGAGGAAAGATCCTTATATAAATGCTCTGTATGAAGCTTATGAAATAGAATTCATAGAGATAGACGGTGAGGAGCAGAAACTGGAGAGTGATCTCAATATAAATACAACCATCAACAGATTGGTAGAATATGAGAACGATTATGGGATAGAGAATAAGATTGAATACGGAATTGTATTTAGAAGAAATTCTGTAATTGCTAAAAGAATTTCTAAATATCTTAATTGGAATTTTGAGACTATTAATATCTACAGCAATCTTTATATGCTGGGTGATATAAATGAATGCTTAAATGATAAGCAAAATTTTAAACTGACAATCGTTCTGGAAAATTCCATAAGTAATTGGGAATATTTAGAGAAATTTATTAAGTTTATAAATGAGATCGGGCCTGCATACTATGAGTTTGAGGTCAGAAATTAG
- a CDS encoding DUF2577 family protein — MSDPFVELAKLFKERNNPKLIGVIIGVVEKAPPELEVRINSKILLKKHQIVIGEEKVKGYQRKFEITFDEQSMTVSGSDMSLAGSGPHKHNLLSWAGNGTGTGTIKWTDELKRGDKVILVPTNEHSVFFLMDKAYKY, encoded by the coding sequence ATGAGTGATCCTTTTGTGGAACTGGCAAAACTTTTTAAGGAAAGAAATAACCCGAAACTGATTGGTGTAATTATAGGGGTGGTGGAAAAAGCTCCTCCTGAACTGGAGGTAAGGATAAACTCCAAGATCCTGCTGAAAAAGCATCAAATAGTTATAGGGGAAGAAAAGGTAAAAGGATATCAGAGAAAATTTGAAATCACATTTGATGAGCAAAGCATGACTGTATCCGGCAGCGACATGTCCCTTGCGGGAAGCGGTCCACATAAGCACAATCTACTAAGCTGGGCAGGCAACGGAACTGGGACGGGAACAATCAAATGGACAGATGAACTCAAGAGAGGGGATAAAGTCATATTGGTGCCTACCAATGAACACAGCGTATTTTTCCTCATGGATAAAGCATATAAGTATTAG
- a CDS encoding N-acetylmuramoyl-L-alanine amidase, whose protein sequence is MKRIVVVPGHSFLDPGAVNASLDLKEYDCVLEIAMELFKSDEWKDIDIVLKGRNRYASLAEEINSLNPDYVIELHLNAANGRVQGTEVLYCRSSSRGKEMAGIIQSELIKSLKYSDRGIKGISSDERGASILWKTKAPCIIIESCFIDSIKSKEDLKISDTVSAIKKGIKEIVNTL, encoded by the coding sequence ATGAAAAGAATTGTAGTTGTTCCTGGACATTCATTTTTAGATCCAGGAGCAGTGAATGCAAGTTTGGATCTAAAAGAGTATGATTGTGTACTAGAAATAGCAATGGAGCTTTTTAAATCAGATGAATGGAAAGATATAGATATTGTCTTGAAGGGAAGAAATAGATATGCATCTCTTGCTGAAGAAATAAATTCATTGAACCCTGATTATGTAATTGAATTACATTTGAATGCTGCAAATGGGAGAGTACAGGGTACAGAGGTCCTTTATTGTCGATCCTCAAGCAGAGGAAAGGAGATGGCCGGGATTATACAGAGCGAACTCATAAAATCTCTTAAATACAGTGACAGAGGCATTAAGGGGATAAGCTCTGATGAAAGAGGGGCTAGTATATTATGGAAGACAAAAGCTCCCTGCATAATAATAGAATCTTGTTTTATAGATTCTATAAAATCTAAAGAAGATCTGAAAATAAGTGATACAGTATCAGCAATAAAGAAAGGTATAAAAGAGATTGTAAATACTCTTTAA
- a CDS encoding DUF2634 domain-containing protein, translating to MLPKIANALLEVYQNEGIEEAKTLSEQIGKDIKWDFENNETVISGGYPVVLADKKEITKQWIKKVFETSKNKYMTYIINESSPAFGFPLKSYIGNLKLPNNLILAEMEKEIIEMMLVFPYISEVLDVFILKIKEKLIIFYTVVTTDDELLSSEAVE from the coding sequence GTGTTGCCTAAAATAGCAAATGCCCTTCTGGAAGTATATCAGAATGAAGGTATAGAGGAAGCTAAAACCCTTTCTGAACAGATAGGGAAAGACATAAAGTGGGATTTTGAAAATAACGAAACTGTCATATCAGGAGGTTATCCCGTAGTTCTTGCTGACAAGAAAGAGATAACAAAACAGTGGATAAAAAAGGTATTTGAAACCTCTAAAAACAAGTATATGACCTATATCATAAATGAGAGTTCCCCTGCTTTTGGGTTTCCTCTCAAAAGCTATATTGGAAATCTAAAACTGCCGAACAACCTAATACTAGCAGAGATGGAGAAAGAGATCATAGAGATGATGCTGGTCTTCCCTTATATCTCAGAGGTACTGGATGTATTTATACTAAAAATCAAAGAAAAGCTCATAATTTTTTATACAGTGGTAACGACAGACGATGAACTGCTGTCAAGTGAGGCGGTGGAATGA
- a CDS encoding pyocin knob domain-containing protein encodes MADQIITDINEIDSTLDPVTDEHGLEMLGNVRDQPVALRRFSRSIFKIGEILKSLGDGKENIFNKNSGFNKNKSDSFSLDDSNTLATSKALKNGLLTKLETTIEAKDINGMLFMSQLSNDLNTIVDSGVYRISDSNLNMPIGAQHGQLLVLHGGNDTISQICLPYNSDKMYYRSGNPSDVAGSGSWRTWSEVYSTKNLPKPVDIGAAESGQATLLWSGSHYMDSGTALDMAGEDFSNYQLIVMYVSHTTADAVGKNYAGQLTCPTYSYGYRSYDWCDITGDDWCGAYLIDSNSIKPYASHGVYIRQIVGIR; translated from the coding sequence ATGGCAGATCAGATAATAACAGATATAAATGAAATAGACTCTACACTTGACCCTGTGACAGATGAGCACGGACTAGAGATGCTGGGAAATGTAAGAGATCAGCCGGTAGCTCTTCGAAGGTTTTCCAGGTCGATATTCAAGATTGGTGAAATATTAAAGAGTCTGGGAGATGGCAAAGAGAATATTTTTAATAAAAATAGCGGATTCAATAAAAATAAATCTGATAGCTTCTCATTAGATGATTCTAATACCTTAGCCACTTCTAAAGCTCTAAAAAATGGATTATTAACGAAACTAGAGACAACTATTGAGGCTAAAGACATTAATGGAATGCTGTTTATGTCTCAACTTAGCAATGATCTGAATACTATTGTTGATTCTGGAGTATATAGAATTAGTGATTCAAATTTAAATATGCCAATTGGGGCCCAACATGGTCAATTACTGGTTCTTCACGGAGGCAACGATACAATTTCTCAAATTTGTTTGCCTTACAATTCTGATAAAATGTATTATAGATCAGGGAATCCTTCAGATGTGGCAGGCAGTGGTTCTTGGAGGACTTGGAGCGAAGTATACAGTACAAAGAATCTACCTAAACCTGTTGATATAGGGGCTGCAGAAAGTGGGCAAGCTACTTTATTATGGTCTGGATCTCATTACATGGACAGCGGAACTGCCCTTGATATGGCTGGAGAGGATTTTAGTAACTACCAACTCATTGTTATGTATGTTTCTCATACTACAGCTGATGCAGTTGGGAAAAATTATGCTGGACAATTAACTTGTCCAACTTATTCTTATGGTTATAGAAGTTATGATTGGTGTGACATTACCGGTGATGACTGGTGTGGAGCATATTTAATAGATTCAAATTCTATAAAACCATATGCAAGCCACGGAGTTTATATTAGACAAATTGTTGGTATTAGATAA